The Pseudarthrobacter sulfonivorans genome includes a window with the following:
- a CDS encoding LysM peptidoglycan-binding domain-containing protein, translating into MNVLALLLLLLGIFVVNRLSPLPPSLSVPTASGQSAPSTNNPTSAPSNPTGSPGPQKPNDNDPKDPTSAPSTNNPTSAPSNPTGSPGPQKPNDNDPKDPTSAPSTNNPTSAPSNPTGSPDPQKPNDNDPKDPTSAPSTNNPTSAPSNPTGSPDPQKPNDSNDPKESTPPSGSGSPRDESDSGRSNTEGFEKVVVEPGDTLWDLARMRLQDPFRWTDIFYASRCERQLYGQLSDPDRIFPGWVMLVPAPETKSPIRTCPS; encoded by the coding sequence GTGAACGTCCTGGCACTGCTACTGCTGCTTCTCGGTATCTTCGTTGTAAACCGGCTGTCCCCCTTACCACCATCGTTGAGCGTACCAACCGCGTCTGGCCAGAGCGCCCCCAGCACCAACAACCCGACCAGCGCCCCCAGCAACCCGACGGGCTCCCCCGGCCCCCAAAAGCCCAACGACAACGACCCCAAGGACCCCACGAGCGCCCCCAGCACCAACAACCCGACCAGCGCCCCCAGCAACCCGACGGGCTCCCCCGGCCCCCAAAAGCCCAACGACAACGACCCCAAGGACCCCACGAGCGCCCCCAGCACCAACAACCCGACCAGCGCCCCCAGCAACCCGACGGGCTCCCCCGACCCCCAAAAGCCCAACGACAACGACCCCAAGGACCCCACGAGCGCCCCCAGCACCAACAACCCGACCAGCGCCCCCAGCAACCCGACGGGCTCCCCCGACCCCCAGAAGCCGAACGACTCCAACGACCCGAAGGAGTCGACCCCGCCGAGCGGGTCAGGTTCGCCGCGTGATGAAAGTGACTCCGGCCGATCTAACACTGAAGGCTTCGAGAAGGTGGTTGTGGAACCTGGAGATACCCTTTGGGATTTGGCACGAATGCGTCTGCAAGACCCGTTTCGTTGGACCGATATTTTTTACGCGAGCCGCTGTGAACGTCAGCTGTACGGGCAGCTTTCCGATCCGGACCGCATATTCCCCGGATGGGTGATGCTGGTCCCAGCTCCGGAGACGAAATCCCCGATCAGGACTTGTCCGTCTTAA
- a CDS encoding DUF3376 domain-containing protein has product MRRDGLIVAVPPRIAELYTCLQDNPGDPQILSNLATAIDSEAGVNLRLREGLYDFVRERQRPSPLHLQVLGPDQDPDAFKLQAAFNRTLRIALAMRGGVSLAVWIGGCVAELDILRRLRIYKSDVDTDRAGEALVAFYLSGKEGLADDPLAAPVLRRAQAYASLLADARYDKVEFDILAGASAGGLNCILYSVAQMVGAAPDETILETWRSDGGLQELMRPPGRGRVKSILQGNEYFFPSIYRALSQIYRDDHRHQALIPEHLTIDLAATVLDSEPSRNPEVDEGRGSFHFEGRQSTNAEMAKASLMGNRIPTRNGASNGGRGPGTGDDAYDATVLPPGVTEDLARLAYAARATSSFPGAFEPATIYSREDKGGQRLLPRPELPDMRHAFGSHRAASCPADKAMFHVVDGGVFDNIPIGRALTAARGRLSERPAHRALLYLDPDTVRDSTTVSRGEDLSQFMDAVTASVLRLKRRESLDSEVNDYVEYVNVLSLNLGRSEVLAAVLSDGWSKEIGVERRRAYVRYRATSDVDRLTQLLTRPGEWQVASTVNGRRNFRAFGSEELSGFDAKVMQEYLAISRQDEHAAPFQLITNDAQALLDAAQCSFAWLRRMEVESFPENLTNTLTPFDKLRKGVYDVINRAITARDKAYWAVLEGSSGGDILHDKIISAWLSTAETGRLELTRSWTDLETHFIALLEYSQNLTIRAEDTNRAEPELRGWLETPWRDLTQMALTRRPDGSVFGVRDLAPTLAAAGIPPVVTRIRYWRIASDEQPGSAVDYRLLKAGENRSIVGLALKNIQPGHQVPAHLLEPDPANVPSRFKLAGNSMANFSGFLSKEWRENDWWWGRLDAASGISRFLETLSTDEAPRIPELDGDKEQFDESAGKAPRGSQNRVSWLQDRLVEQQFKIKDPSSESRRTARQSVRAGVDGPSDLSASYRLLLMSRGLRVLWRARPGGTVTTALGWLLHILFVPVFVLLPAIVHPARMAFILGFTYASLWVLARPENVGSGIQLILLWLLPLAVLLVIMGAATLTRGKRRWRAVLGELPENSTLLAECRGYSNTAAKKAWLGQWATVLLLVPFVLAVNQARPRMTIVCLVFMLALFLMTQQWANSVPALNHQKNPRLDQVLAAAGLVMAVGVPLVTELTNWSLPHNWLSLIVLAGALLVVALALTIGWLTVAGTLMAALVASAAGTLISWISWIVLEALQLGLLERTTLSLFFAFVAWGLVLWWMPENPRMVLTCCDAVVTVPPPVNP; this is encoded by the coding sequence TTGCGGAGAGATGGGCTGATTGTCGCTGTTCCGCCTAGGATTGCGGAACTGTACACCTGTCTGCAGGACAACCCCGGAGATCCGCAGATTCTGTCCAACCTCGCCACAGCCATCGATTCAGAGGCAGGCGTCAATCTAAGGCTCCGGGAGGGGCTCTACGATTTCGTCAGAGAACGGCAGCGTCCTTCGCCGCTCCACCTCCAGGTGCTCGGTCCCGATCAGGATCCTGACGCTTTCAAACTCCAGGCCGCTTTCAACCGCACCCTACGGATCGCGCTGGCTATGCGCGGCGGCGTCAGTCTTGCGGTGTGGATTGGCGGTTGTGTGGCGGAACTGGACATTCTCCGACGCCTCCGGATTTACAAGTCCGATGTCGACACGGATCGGGCCGGAGAAGCACTGGTTGCTTTCTACCTCAGCGGGAAGGAGGGACTGGCGGACGATCCCCTTGCGGCACCGGTGCTGCGGCGTGCCCAGGCCTATGCTTCGTTGCTGGCGGACGCCCGCTACGACAAGGTGGAGTTTGACATCTTGGCTGGAGCGAGTGCAGGCGGCCTCAACTGCATCCTTTACTCCGTGGCACAAATGGTGGGCGCTGCGCCTGACGAAACCATCTTGGAAACCTGGCGGAGTGACGGTGGGCTTCAGGAACTGATGCGCCCGCCGGGGCGGGGCCGGGTAAAGTCCATCCTCCAGGGTAACGAGTACTTTTTCCCCAGCATCTACAGGGCGCTGAGTCAAATTTACCGTGATGATCACCGGCACCAAGCCCTGATTCCCGAGCATCTAACCATCGACCTCGCCGCCACTGTCCTGGACAGCGAGCCCTCCCGGAACCCTGAGGTAGATGAGGGACGGGGAAGCTTCCACTTTGAAGGGCGGCAAAGCACCAACGCGGAAATGGCAAAAGCGTCATTGATGGGCAACCGGATCCCGACTAGGAACGGCGCCAGCAATGGAGGACGCGGACCCGGCACAGGTGACGACGCCTACGATGCGACGGTACTTCCTCCTGGCGTCACCGAAGATCTGGCCCGTCTTGCCTATGCAGCCCGGGCGACGTCGTCGTTCCCGGGAGCGTTTGAGCCAGCCACTATCTACTCGCGGGAAGACAAAGGCGGACAGCGCCTGCTCCCTCGCCCGGAGCTGCCGGACATGCGGCATGCCTTCGGCTCGCACCGTGCGGCCTCCTGCCCGGCGGATAAGGCCATGTTCCACGTGGTGGACGGTGGAGTTTTCGACAACATCCCCATTGGCAGGGCGCTGACGGCCGCGCGTGGGCGGCTCTCTGAGCGTCCTGCGCATAGGGCGCTCCTCTACCTTGATCCCGATACCGTCAGAGATTCGACGACAGTCAGCCGCGGTGAGGATCTGTCGCAGTTCATGGACGCCGTCACTGCCTCCGTGCTCCGGCTGAAGCGCCGCGAATCGCTGGACTCCGAGGTCAACGATTACGTTGAGTACGTAAATGTCCTTTCTCTAAACCTTGGGCGCTCGGAGGTTTTGGCTGCCGTGCTGTCCGACGGCTGGTCGAAGGAGATTGGTGTAGAAAGGCGTCGCGCCTACGTTCGCTATCGAGCCACATCGGACGTGGACCGGCTAACGCAACTCCTAACGCGGCCTGGCGAGTGGCAGGTTGCCTCTACGGTGAATGGCCGCCGCAACTTCCGGGCATTTGGCAGCGAAGAACTCAGCGGATTCGATGCCAAAGTAATGCAGGAATACCTGGCTATTTCCCGGCAGGACGAACATGCCGCCCCGTTCCAGCTGATCACCAACGACGCGCAAGCCTTACTCGATGCTGCGCAGTGCTCCTTCGCCTGGCTTCGCCGTATGGAAGTGGAGTCCTTTCCGGAGAACCTGACCAACACGCTGACGCCCTTCGACAAACTGCGCAAGGGCGTGTACGACGTCATCAACAGAGCTATCACGGCACGCGACAAGGCCTACTGGGCAGTGCTCGAAGGCTCCTCTGGTGGCGACATTCTTCACGACAAAATCATTTCGGCATGGCTATCAACTGCGGAAACAGGGCGTTTGGAACTTACACGCTCCTGGACCGACCTGGAAACCCATTTCATAGCACTCCTCGAATACAGCCAGAACCTGACAATCCGGGCAGAAGATACTAATCGGGCGGAGCCTGAACTTCGTGGATGGCTTGAAACACCCTGGCGGGACCTCACCCAGATGGCGTTGACCCGCAGGCCCGACGGCAGCGTTTTCGGAGTCCGGGATTTGGCTCCAACCCTTGCTGCGGCTGGCATTCCGCCAGTGGTCACAAGAATCCGCTACTGGCGGATAGCCAGCGATGAACAGCCGGGGTCTGCTGTTGATTACAGGTTGTTGAAGGCCGGGGAGAACCGTAGCATAGTCGGGTTAGCCCTGAAGAACATCCAGCCCGGGCATCAGGTCCCGGCACACCTCTTGGAACCCGACCCGGCCAACGTGCCGTCGCGCTTCAAGCTGGCCGGCAACTCCATGGCTAACTTCAGCGGCTTCCTGTCTAAAGAGTGGCGAGAGAACGACTGGTGGTGGGGACGGCTGGACGCAGCCTCCGGTATTTCCCGCTTCCTAGAAACGCTGTCCACGGACGAGGCCCCTCGCATTCCGGAATTGGACGGCGACAAGGAACAGTTTGACGAGAGTGCGGGCAAGGCCCCCCGCGGCTCACAAAACCGCGTGTCTTGGCTGCAAGACCGGCTGGTAGAACAGCAGTTCAAGATTAAAGACCCGTCCTCGGAGAGCAGGAGGACGGCGCGGCAGTCCGTCCGCGCCGGCGTCGACGGGCCATCCGACCTCAGCGCCTCGTACCGACTCCTCCTGATGTCCCGGGGCCTGCGGGTGCTCTGGCGGGCCCGGCCAGGCGGTACTGTGACCACTGCACTGGGCTGGCTCCTGCACATACTGTTCGTTCCCGTCTTCGTACTCTTACCAGCCATCGTTCACCCCGCCCGAATGGCCTTCATCCTGGGTTTCACTTACGCGAGTCTCTGGGTTCTTGCTCGACCGGAAAATGTAGGTTCTGGAATACAGCTGATACTTTTGTGGCTACTGCCCCTTGCTGTCCTTCTAGTGATTATGGGGGCAGCCACGCTCACCCGCGGGAAGCGCCGTTGGCGTGCCGTCCTTGGCGAACTTCCCGAAAATTCGACTCTCCTGGCGGAGTGCCGGGGTTACAGTAATACAGCGGCAAAGAAGGCCTGGCTGGGTCAATGGGCTACAGTGCTCCTGCTGGTGCCCTTTGTACTGGCCGTAAACCAGGCCAGACCGCGGATGACAATCGTATGCCTAGTCTTCATGCTCGCGCTCTTTCTCATGACCCAACAGTGGGCAAATTCCGTGCCAGCATTGAACCACCAGAAGAATCCGCGGCTTGATCAAGTGCTGGCGGCGGCCGGACTGGTGATGGCCGTCGGCGTGCCACTAGTCACCGAGCTCACAAATTGGTCCCTCCCACACAACTGGTTAAGCCTGATTGTGCTCGCGGGCGCCCTACTGGTGGTGGCACTGGCGCTCACCATCGGTTGGCTGACGGTGGCGGGAACCCTGATGGCAGCCCTTGTGGCCTCAGCGGCCGGGACCTTGATCTCTTGGATCTCCTGGATAGTTCTTGAAGCACTCCAGCTTGGCCTCTTGGAGCGGACAACTCTCTCCCTGTTTTTCGCCTTCGTGGCGTGGGGTCTGGTGCTCTGGTGGATGCCGGAGAATCCGCGGATGGTCCTTACCTGCTGCGATGCGGTGGTCACCGTGCCCCCTCCCGTAAACCCGTGA
- a CDS encoding RES domain-containing protein — MEFWRVLNWHPDASNPAENGHPLFIWPRQGAGRVDDPDREYTVLYVGDSAEGASAEAFGRYPVWTSDILAPPPGTPYGTRKALVKYEGDPPILDLDDPEALQEWSLRPSNVVSRDRTSTQQWARSMYETGDYAGLSWWSYYEPRWASFGLWDITGLTVAGDPEPLTMAHDAVQDAAALIRRVIS; from the coding sequence GTGGAGTTCTGGCGCGTCCTCAACTGGCACCCCGACGCTTCAAACCCGGCGGAGAACGGGCACCCGCTCTTCATCTGGCCGCGGCAGGGAGCCGGCAGGGTGGACGACCCGGACCGGGAATACACAGTGCTCTACGTGGGTGACTCGGCTGAAGGCGCGTCGGCGGAAGCGTTCGGCCGGTACCCGGTGTGGACCTCCGACATCCTGGCCCCGCCGCCGGGGACACCATACGGCACCCGGAAGGCGCTCGTGAAGTACGAGGGGGATCCGCCGATCCTGGACCTGGACGACCCGGAGGCGCTGCAGGAATGGTCGCTGCGCCCCAGCAACGTTGTCTCCCGCGACCGGACCTCCACCCAGCAGTGGGCACGGTCCATGTATGAAACCGGAGACTACGCCGGCCTCTCCTGGTGGTCCTATTACGAGCCCCGCTGGGCCAGCTTCGGACTGTGGGACATTACCGGCCTCACGGTAGCCGGCGATCCTGAGCCACTGACCATGGCCCACGATGCCGTTCAGGATGCAGCTGCACTTATCAGGCGAGTCATCAGCTAG